From the Streptomyces sp. NBC_00654 genome, the window CCCCGAGTGGCTGCTGCCGGACGACAGCAGCGAGCCGGCGCCGCGGGTGCACCGTACGGCGCTCCTGAACCTGCGGACGCGCAGTCGTCGGCTCATCGAAGTGCCGTCCGGCCGGCGTCAGTTCCGGGCGTTCCTCGGCGCTCTCGAAACCTCCCGCTACCTGCATGACGCCCCGACCTCGTATCCGGCGGTCGACCCGCCGTGGGCGCCGGGCGCATCCGATCGAAAGGCAGCGTGACCATGGGATCGCGCATCATGACCATGAAGCGGCAGGCGGCCGAACTCGGCCGCATCCGCACCGGCTACAGCCGGCCCAACCCGAAGCCGAACGGGCGGCCGATCCCGGTCAAGTCCAAGACGTTCATCCTCACGTCGCACTCGCGCGAGTACGTCGCGGCCGCGGCCGAGCTGTACGGCGGCCGGGTCGAGCAGTGGACCCCGCAGGGGCAGCCCGTCGCGCAGTGGCGGGTCATCACCGAGGCGACCGAGCTGCGGGCGATCCTGCCCGCCGGCGACCCGCTCGACCAGTCAAACGAGATGTGGACGGGCGGCGGCTGCGCGCGGCGCTGCGACGGCGTGACCGAGCGCCTGTCGGGCGACCCGTGCATCTGCCTCGCGCGGTACGGCGAGGACTGGCACGAGCGCCCCGCCGACGAGGTGTGCCGCCCGACGTCCCGCGTCGGCGTGTTCCTGCCCGATCTTCCCGACCTCGGCGTGTGGCGGATCGAGACGAAGTCGTATTACGCGGCCGACGCGCTCGCCGGCGGGCTCGACACCGTGCTGCAGGCGACGGGCGGCAAGGGCATGATGCCCGTCCGCATGTGGATCGAGCAGCGCAAGGCACTGCGCAAGGGCAAGACAAAGCAGTTCCAAGTGATCATGATCGTGCCGTCGCTGCCGAAGCTGCGGCACGCCCTTACCGGTCCGATCAGCACGGCGGCCGCCCTCGATCCGGCAAGCCTCAATCGGCCCGCGATCGAGGCCGCGCCCGCCGAGCTGCCCGACTACCTCGCCGACGCCCGCGCGTGCCGTACGTCCGCCGAGGTGCGCGAGGTGTGGCACCGGGCGAACCGCGCCGGGCACGTCGCCCGCGACGGGTCCGACGAGCTGTCGCGCGACCTCATGCGGATCGCCGAGGACATCGACAAGGGGATCGACCCGACGACGGGCGAGGTCGGCGACCAGGACGACGGCGGCGAGGGCGACGAACTCGGGCCGGACGACGACGGCGTGTACGACGTCGAGGTGCTCGGCGAGGGCGACCAGGACGCAACCGAACCGCCGACCGCGCAGCCCGCGACCTCATGGCCGGCGGCGGCGCAGCCCGGATCGGGGGCACGCCGATGACGTGGCACTTCGGCCGATGGTCCGCGTTCGATCTGGAGACGACGGGCGTCGACGTCGAGAACGACCGGATCGTGACCGGCGCTGTGCTCTCGCGCGGCGGCGGCATCGAGGCCGAGGCCGGCGAATGGCTCGCCGACCCCGGTGTCGAGATCCCCGCCGAGGCGACCGAGGTACACAAGATCACGACCGAGCATGCGCGAGCGAAGGGTGACCCGGCGCGCGACGTCGTACGCGAGATCGCCGCGGAACTCGCCGGGCAGGTGCTGCTCGCCGGCTCGGCGATCGTCGGGCACAACGTGTCGTACGACTTGACGCTGCTCGACCGCGAGTGCCGCCGGTACGAACTGCCGACCCTGCACGACCGGCTCGACGGCACCCCGCTGCACGTGATCGACACTCGCGTGCTCGACCAGCACGCCGACCAGTTCCGCAAGCGCCCGAGCGAGCAGCAAGGGGCGCGGCAGCTCGTCACGCTCGCGCAGGTCTACGGCGTGCCGTGGGACGACGAGGCGGCGCACGGCTGCTCGTTCGACGCACTCGCCGCCGCACAGATCGCCCGCTCGATCGCGGAGATCGCACACACGCGGTGGCGTGACTTGCCCGAGCGGATCCAAGCGATCCGGCGGCCGCGGTTCTACGCGTTCCGCGATCTCTCGCTCGCCGAGCTGCACGCCGCACAGATCGAGTGGGCGGCCGAGCAGGCGGCCGGGCTCGAAAAGCACTTCCGGAAGACAGACCCGAACGCGGTCGTCGACCGCGCGTGGCCGCTGCGCCCGTGGGTCGAGCCGAGCACCGAAGGGGCACCCGCATGACCGACCGGAACATCATCGGATTCGACGTCGACCGCAACGGCAGCGCCGTGATCGTGGTCGCGGTGCAGCGCGACGGCTCGTACACCGTGCGCACGCCGGGCGTGTGCAAGTCGCTCGCCGCCGAGCTGCTGCGCGGGATCGCCGACCGGCTCGACGCCGAACACGGCCCGTTCCCCTGCACCCCGGCGCCCGAGCAGCACGACCGGCCGCGCGAGGACCGGCCGGCCGACCCGCGCGGCGGCCGCCTCGACCGCGACCGCGGCGTGTACCGCGACCCCCGCGGGGACTCGTGGGACCTGTCGCTGTTGTGGGGCGACGAGTTCGACCGCGAGTGGAAGTGGCACGGCAGCACTGACCGGCTCGGCGAGCCGCTGCTGCGGGCCGAGGACGACGGCGAGGTGCAGCCGCTCGGCGTGCTGCGCGCCCTGTACGGCCCGATCAGTCCGCGCTCGGGCGGTGCGGCATGACGCACTCGATCCCCGGACTGATCGCCGTGGGCGACGAGCCGCTGCTCGCCGACCGCCGCACCGGCAGCCCCGACGAGTTCCGCGTGTTCGGGCTCGACCTCTCAATCACCTCGACCGGCGTGTGCAGGCCCGACGGCTCGACGTTCCGGATCCGGACCCGGCAGAAGGACGGACCGCGCCGGCTGCTGCACATCCGGGGGGCCCTGATCGCCGAGATCGCCGAGCACCGGCCGCACCTCGCCGTGATTGAGGATCTGCCGACCCGCATGCACCCGAGGTCGCTCAAGCCGATCGCCGCCCTGCACGGCGTCGTGCAAGCGCTGCTGCTCGACGCCGACGTGCCGTGGGCGTACGTGGCCCCGGCGACGTTGAAGAAGTACGCCGCCGACAACGGCGCCGCCTCGAAACGGGACATGACCGCGGCCGCGTTCCTCGCCGACGGCGCGCAGTTCGAGAACGACGAGGGCGCCGACCAGGCCGACGCATGGTGGCTGCGCGCGGCCGGCTACGACTGGTGCGGGCTGCCGCGGTTCTCGATGCCGCAGGCGCAGCGCGACGCCCTCGGCAAGGCGGATTGGCCCGACGCGTACGTGCAGCGCTACGTGATGGGGGCGGCCGCATGATCGTCGAGGGATTCGGGGGGCCCGGCGGTTGGGCCGTCGCACTCAAGCGGCGCGGCGCGCGGCACGTCGGTATGGAGACCGACCGCGACGCGTGCGCCACGCGTGCCGCGGCCGGCCACCCGACGATCCGGTGTGACGTGACCGCCTACCCGACCGCCCCGTTCCGCGACCGGATCACGGGCAAGGTCGACTCACCGGTGTGCACGCCGTACTCGCGCGCCGGGAAGGGGCTCGGAAAGGTCGATCAGCCGGTCGTCGCGCAGGCGATTGACGACCTCGCGCACGGCCGGGACACCCGCGCCGCGCTGCGGGCCGAGTGCGCCGACAAGCTGTCGATCCTGGCGGCCGAGCCGATGCGGTGGCATCACGACCTGCGCCCCGAGTGGATCGTGATGGAACAGGTGCCCGACGTGCTGCCGCTGTGGCAGCAGTACGTCGAGGTGCTCACCCGCTGGGGGTACTCGGCGTCGGCGCGCGTGCTGAACGCTGCCGACTACGGCGTGCCGCAGACCCGTCGCCGGGCGGTTCTCGCCGCCTCGCGGATCCGCGAGGTCGTGTGGCCCGAGCCGACGCACTACGACCCGGCACGCGGCGATTGGTTGTGGGGGACGCCGTGGGTGTCGATGGCCGAGGCGCTCGGGCTGCCGCCCGGCGTGGTGGTGAACACCCGCGGTGACCGGCCGAAGGACGAGCGGGGGCGGGCGGCGGGCGGGAACGAGTTCCCGGCCGACGGCCCGAGTAACGCCCTTACTGGCCGGGCCCGTTCCTGGAAACTCCGCTCCGGTCAAGTCTGGAAGTCGCGCCCCGATCAGCCCGTCGAGCGGTACGAACGCGCGATCAGCGCACCCGCTTTCACCATCACCGGGTCGGCGATCAGTTGCAAATGGGTGGGCGACGGCATCGAGGAGCGCAACCTTTCGTTGGCGGAAGCGGCGACTCTCCAGACGTTCCCGGCCGGGCACCCGTTCCACGGAACCCGCACCTCGCAGTTCAGGCAGGTCGGGAACGCGATACCGCCACTGCTCGCCGAGGTCGTGTTCGAGGCCGCGGCCGGCCCGGTAGTCGATCGGGACGGCAGCGAGCTACGCGTCGAGGTCGCGGTATGAGGCGCCGCTGCGCCGCGGCCGGCGCCCCCACCATCCCCGGCACGGCTGTGAAGCCGCGCCGCCGGACGTCCGACGAGATCACCGCGGCGATGTCGCGGCCGGTTCCGCCGGTCCCTGATCAGGGCGACCTCGTCGAGCACTGGCGCGACTGCGGGTTGCTCGACGACGAGGCGGTCGACGCCCTCGGCGGCGAGCAGCCGTGAAGGGGCTCGGGCCGACCATCGGCAACCCGCACCCCGGCTACGGGCTGCGGGTCCGCCTCGACAGCAACAAGGCGAAGAGCCTCGCCTCGGGCGACTTCACGTGCCCGTGCGGGCACGCCGAGGACGCCGTCGGATACGCCGAGGTCGAGTTGCTCGCCGTCCGCTACGGCCGGCACCGCCGCGACGAGTGCCCGATCCCCGAGGTCAGAGAAGAAGGCGCACGCCAGTACGCCGCTCTTGAGCGGTCCATGAAGAAGAAGCGAAGGAAGTGACTCACCCATGCCGAGGCTGAACGAAGATGCCGAGGTCGAGGTCAAGCTCGACAGTGCCGGCGCGATGCTGCAGCAGGCGATTCCCGCGATCCTGCGCCGCGGGCTGTTCGAGGCGCCCGGATCGAGGATCGTCGCGGTCGTCGAGTTCGCGAGTACGACGTACACCGGGCACGCGGCCGACGAGGACAAAGACCCGCAGGTAAAGCTCAGGGTCAAGCTCGCCGAGGTCGCCACCGAGGGCGACACGATACGGCTGCTGCGCGAGGTGCAGCGCGCCATGTACCGGCAGCGCAAGATGAACGGCACGCTCGACGAGATCGGGCCCGGCTCGCAGGACGTCGAGGCGACCGTCGCCGCGCTGCTCGCCGAGCAGCCGACCGAGGTCGAGTTCGAGGTGCACGAGGAACGCAAGCGTGCGCAGCGAGGCGGAAACCGAGCCGAGCAGTTCTGATGCCCCGCCCCCCGAGCAGCAGTGGCGGCGCTCGTCGTGAGCGCTGCCGCTGCGGCCGCACCGTACTGCGGCAGCTCGTCGGCAACCGTGCGGCGCTCGCTGTGACCGCCGACGCCGACGAACTGACCGCCGCGGCGGCCGCGTTGCTGCGCGAGCCGAACCGGCTCGACTGGTGTGTACGCACCTCGGCGGGCGGACCCGACCTGCAGTGGGCCGACTGCCACCGACGCAAGGCGGAGTGCACCCGCCCGCACGTGATCGACCATCAGTGCACGGCGCCCCCCGGCACTGGCGCCCACGCCCACGGGCGCGGGCGAGGCGGGCGCCGCCCCCGTACGACCTCGGTTCCCGAGGGACAGCTCACCCTCGGATAGGAGAACCCCGATGCCATGGTTCGTCGTTGACGACAACGCCCACAGCCACCCGAAGATGATCGCCGCCGGGAACGCGGCGCTCGGGTTGTGGCTGCGCTGCGGCGCCTACGCCGCACAGCACCTGACCGACGGCATCGTGCCCGGCGTCATCGCGAAGATGTACGGCTCGAAGCCGCAGATCGCGAAGTTGGTCGCTGCCGGGCTGTGGCACGAACGCGGGCACTCGTGCAGGCACCCGAAGTGCGCGCAGCCGGCGCCCGGCGACTTTTTCATTCACGACTACCTCGCCCCGTACAACCCGTCGCGCGCCGAGGTAGAGAGCAAGCGCGAGCGGGCTGCAGAGAAGAAGCGGCGGCAGCGCGCCGTGCAAGATCCGCTGCCGAACCGTGGCGGATTCGCCGACGGTCTGAACGAGAACCGCGGACGATTCGACGACGATTCGTCGACGGACCGTACGCCGGAATATGACGACTACGCAGGTCGCGGCGGTGCGTCCCCTGGGGACAGCTCGGGGACTCGTGCGCACGCGAACCCCTCCCCTCCCCTCCCCTCCCACGAGGGGGGTGAAGGTAGAGAGGCACCTGCAGGCGGTATGCGCGGCCGGGCGGCTCTCTCTCAGATCGCCGCCGACTGGCAGCCGAGCGACGACGACGTGCGCGCCGCGCAGCTCGCCCGCGCCGACAGCGGCCGCGAGCAGCTCACCGGGCAGCAGATCGACGCCGTCACCCGCAAGTTCCGGCAGCGCATGCTCGACGACCAGGTGCGCGCCGCCGGGTTCGGCGGCCGCTGGCAGCAGTGGGCCGAGAACGAGCGCACCGAGGCGGCGCAGGGGCCGGGCGGCGTCGTCGTCCCCTTCGCGCAGCAGCCCATGACCAAGTCACAGCAGCAGCGCGCCGGGCTCGACCGGCTGCGCGAGCGCCTGAACGGAGGTACCGCGTCGTGACCCTTGACGAGACCCTCGAACTGCTCTCGCAGATCTCCCTCGTCGACGACCGAGTCGTGAAGGTGAACGAGACCGAGCAGGCTGCGCAGCTCACGATGTGGGCGGCGATCCTGCGCGACGTCCCCCTCGACTTCGCCGGCCGGGCGGTCGGCGACCACTACGCCGAGTCGGCGTGGGCGGTCATGCCGAAAGACATCGCCGCCCGGTGGCGCACCGAGGCTCGCCGCCGGCTCGACCGGCACGTCGGCACCTTCGAGCCGACCTCGCACCCGCACCTCGACCCCGACAACATCCCCGGCTACCGGGCGGCGCTGCGGGCCGAACGCGAGGGCGTACGCCGCGGCGGCGCCGATCCGGTAGAGCTGCGGGCGCTGCTCACCGGATCCGAGCCGGCGGCCGCCGGTCGTCCGAACGACACGTACCTGCAGGCTCGCGAGGCGGTACGGGCTGCCCGCGAGGCTGCGCGCACCGCACCCCAGGAATGCGAGGTGTCCTCGTGAAGGTGTCCGTCGACAAGCAGCTCGCCGAGACCGTGCCCGACGGCACGTTCGGCGGCGCCCGACCCCGACCCCGCCGCGGCCGCGCCCGCGAGCAGCAGCGCCGCAAGCCGGACCCCGACGCCGCGCGCCACTGGGCAGAACTCGGCGCCGCTGTCGCCGAGATCGATCACTCGAACGGCTACGGCGTGAACAACCGCTACCGACAGACCAGGGAGACAGCAGCATGACCGAGAAGCCAATGACCGCCGTCGAGGCGCTGCTCGCGTTCGCCCGTCGCGTCGTCGACGACGAGGCCGCGCGGGCACTGCTCGACGAGGCCACCCTCGAACTCACCGGGCGCCGCGTCGTACGCCCCGATCAGCAGCTCGTGCCGCTGCGGTTCACCCTGCGCCGTCATCACGACGTGAGCGGAGTGAGCGGCGACGGGTCGGTCGCCGACGGCGTGCTGTGGCCGGACGGAACCGCGAACGTCCGGTGGCGCGGCGAGCACCCCTCGGCCGTGTTCTGGGACCGGGGGCGCGTGTCGGTCGAGTTCATCCACGGACATCAGGGCGCGACCGAGATCGTGCTCGTCGACCAGGACGACGAGCAGGTACTGCCCATGCCCATGGGCGTGGGCGATAAGGTGGGCGCCGCCCCGCTCGTCGTTCGACGCGTCCTCGAACACGCCCTACGCCGTCCCGTTCCGTGCCCGAAGTGCGAGCGCACCTCTCAGTGCAGGTGCATCGCCGACCGGACCGAGGCCCGCATCGACGTCGTGCTCGGCGCCCTCGCCCCATGGCTCAACACCGGTACAGGAGAGGCGGCATGAGCGACGAGTTCGAGCCCGACGAGTTCGACGACCTCGACGAGGCCGACGTCGAGCAGCTCGCCGACCTCTCCGACGACGACCTCGCGGCCGCCCTCGACTGGCTGTACGAGAAAAACCCGCTCGCCGGCTACTGCACTCCCGTGACCCGGCGGCGCAAGCCGGACGCGATCGGCCGCAGCGTCGTCGACCTCCCGCCCCTGTAGTCCCGCCCGCCATCCACAGACTGTGAGGAACCCCGTGGACAACACCACTACCGCCCCGGCGGCCGACCACTTGACCGCCGCGCTCGACGAGATCCGGGCATGGCGACACCAGCACCCGCACTTCGACGCACCGCAGTTCGCCGGGCTCGACGCGATCCTCGACCGTGCCGCCGTCGGCCGGATCGAGCGCCGCCTCGACTTGCCCGAGGCGACC encodes:
- a CDS encoding exonuclease domain-containing protein, yielding MTWHFGRWSAFDLETTGVDVENDRIVTGAVLSRGGGIEAEAGEWLADPGVEIPAEATEVHKITTEHARAKGDPARDVVREIAAELAGQVLLAGSAIVGHNVSYDLTLLDRECRRYELPTLHDRLDGTPLHVIDTRVLDQHADQFRKRPSEQQGARQLVTLAQVYGVPWDDEAAHGCSFDALAAAQIARSIAEIAHTRWRDLPERIQAIRRPRFYAFRDLSLAELHAAQIEWAAEQAAGLEKHFRKTDPNAVVDRAWPLRPWVEPSTEGAPA
- a CDS encoding phiSA1p31-related protein codes for the protein MTDRNIIGFDVDRNGSAVIVVAVQRDGSYTVRTPGVCKSLAAELLRGIADRLDAEHGPFPCTPAPEQHDRPREDRPADPRGGRLDRDRGVYRDPRGDSWDLSLLWGDEFDREWKWHGSTDRLGEPLLRAEDDGEVQPLGVLRALYGPISPRSGGAA
- a CDS encoding crossover junction endodeoxyribonuclease RuvC — protein: MTHSIPGLIAVGDEPLLADRRTGSPDEFRVFGLDLSITSTGVCRPDGSTFRIRTRQKDGPRRLLHIRGALIAEIAEHRPHLAVIEDLPTRMHPRSLKPIAALHGVVQALLLDADVPWAYVAPATLKKYAADNGAASKRDMTAAAFLADGAQFENDEGADQADAWWLRAAGYDWCGLPRFSMPQAQRDALGKADWPDAYVQRYVMGAAA
- a CDS encoding DNA cytosine methyltransferase; the encoded protein is MIVEGFGGPGGWAVALKRRGARHVGMETDRDACATRAAAGHPTIRCDVTAYPTAPFRDRITGKVDSPVCTPYSRAGKGLGKVDQPVVAQAIDDLAHGRDTRAALRAECADKLSILAAEPMRWHHDLRPEWIVMEQVPDVLPLWQQYVEVLTRWGYSASARVLNAADYGVPQTRRRAVLAASRIREVVWPEPTHYDPARGDWLWGTPWVSMAEALGLPPGVVVNTRGDRPKDERGRAAGGNEFPADGPSNALTGRARSWKLRSGQVWKSRPDQPVERYERAISAPAFTITGSAISCKWVGDGIEERNLSLAEAATLQTFPAGHPFHGTRTSQFRQVGNAIPPLLAEVVFEAAAGPVVDRDGSELRVEVAV